The Gammaproteobacteria bacterium DNA window ACATAAGCGATAAATCCAAGCCACGCACCGGACTTGGTGAATTCAAAATTGATTTTATCATCATGATCTTGCATTGTGAAATTCAACCTTTTTCGATTGCTGAAATCAGCTTCTGGTGCATACCATCAAAACCCGAATTACTCATTATAATAACATGATCGCCAGGTAGTAACGTTGGCGTAAGCGCTTCAACCATGTCATTAACGGTGGCGAATGAATGCGTTGGCTGTTTAAAATCGGCAAGCATGGTATTCATCCCCCAATCTAATTCAGTTTTTTTACAATAAACAAGATTAGCTTCAGAAAGTGCTTGAGCCATTTTCTCCTTATGTACTCCTGCACGCATGGTATAGGACCCAAACTCAAGAATAGCAATAATTCTCGCTTGCTTTCCCACGTGCGCTCGTAAACCCGCTAAGGTGGTTTGAATTGCAGTTGGATGATGTGCAAAGTCATCGTATATCGCTATACCATGTAGATTGGCGCGCACTTCCATTCTGCGTTTAACATTCTGAAAAGTTGATAAAGCAGCGACAGCATCTTGAGGCGTAATTTCTATATGATGAACTGCAGCAATCGCGGCTAATGCGTTATGAACATTGTGAGCGCCCAATAAGTCCCATTCTACCCTACCCACTTCTTTATTATTAAAAAAGACGTCAAATAGCTGCCCGTCGGGCTTCACCAATTTAGCTTGCCAATTGGCCTTTTGATTACCCAATGTGATTAAAGGTGTCCAACATCCTTTGGCTAAAACATTTTCTAAATTAGCATCTTCTTGGGGATATATAATGCAGCCATTGGGTGGAACGGTTCGAACTAAATGATGAAACTGAAGTTGGATAGCTGCTAGATTTGGAAATATATCTGCATGATCATATTCTAAATTATTTAAAACGAGGGTCTTGGGACGATAATGAACAAATTTAGAGCGTTTATCAAAAAATGCGGCATCGTATTCATCCGCTTCAACGACAAAATATTTGCCCCCTCCTAATTTTGCCGAAATTCCAAAATTTTGCGGCACACCGCCGATTAAAAAACCAGGTTCTCTTTTATTCTTTTCTAATATCCAAGCAACCATGCTACTGGTTGTTGTTTTGCCATGCGTGCCTGCCACAGCTAAAACCCAGCGTTTTTTTAACACTTGCTCAAAAAGCCATGCAGGACCTGACGTATAGTAAATTCCTTTAGCGAGAATATACTCTAACGCAGGGTTGCCTCGTTTGATTGCGTTACCAACTACTACACAATCAATTTCATCTAAATCCAAATGTTTCGGATCGTAGCCATTGAATAAGGTAATACCGGCTTCTTTTAGCTGTGTACTCATCGGTGGGTAAATATTCATGTCAGAGCCACTGACCGCCATTCCACTTTCACATGCAAGGACTGCACAGCCGGCCATAAATGTACCGCATATGCCTAAGATATGTATTCGCATCAGGTAGTAACCTCACTCAAAGAATTACATTCATCAATCTTCCAACATCCAGTCCATGAAAACTTGAGAATGACATGATATGATATGTGGGCAATTTGTTCCGGCAATCTTAGCATCAAGGCACGATCAATTTAAGCGTCTCGTTAAAGGAATAACGAATATGGACGGCCAAGGATTATTTGATGCCATCGGCGATAGTGCGGTTCTTCTTGATAAAGCAGGACGAGTGATCAACTGGAATCCAGCTGCTATTGCCTTATTTGGCTACTCCAAACGCGAAGCAATTGGCTGGTCGATCAATTTTGTTTATGACCGTAATTATCCTTTCCCTAAAATAATTCAAGAAATTAATGCCGGCCAAAAAAAATGGCAGGAAGAAACACCTTTCACTCGTAAAAATGGTGTCAAAGGGTTCTGTCGATCTACGCTCTGCACGCTTCCTCCGAATGAGCAACATAAAATTACCGCTTTACT harbors:
- the mpl gene encoding UDP-N-acetylmuramate:L-alanyl-gamma-D-glutamyl-meso-diaminopimelate ligase, producing MRIHILGICGTFMAGCAVLACESGMAVSGSDMNIYPPMSTQLKEAGITLFNGYDPKHLDLDEIDCVVVGNAIKRGNPALEYILAKGIYYTSGPAWLFEQVLKKRWVLAVAGTHGKTTTSSMVAWILEKNKREPGFLIGGVPQNFGISAKLGGGKYFVVEADEYDAAFFDKRSKFVHYRPKTLVLNNLEYDHADIFPNLAAIQLQFHHLVRTVPPNGCIIYPQEDANLENVLAKGCWTPLITLGNQKANWQAKLVKPDGQLFDVFFNNKEVGRVEWDLLGAHNVHNALAAIAAVHHIEITPQDAVAALSTFQNVKRRMEVRANLHGIAIYDDFAHHPTAIQTTLAGLRAHVGKQARIIAILEFGSYTMRAGVHKEKMAQALSEANLVYCKKTELDWGMNTMLADFKQPTHSFATVNDMVEALTPTLLPGDHVIIMSNSGFDGMHQKLISAIEKG